DNA sequence from the Armigeres subalbatus isolate Guangzhou_Male chromosome 1, GZ_Asu_2, whole genome shotgun sequence genome:
tgggacaccgcaactttcccggtcgactagATGCAAGGTATTGTAGTGAAAGTACTGGGTGACCTGACTTTAtgtgataactggcgaggcattatgttgttgtgtaccgttctcaaagttctgtgcaaagttatcctagcccggattcaggagaagattgatgcgactctccggcggcagcaggcccgcttccgtgccggaagatcatgtgtggaccatattgtcatgcTCCGTATCTTTCTgtagcaggtcaacgaattccaagagtccctttacttggtattcattgactacgaaaaagctttcgaccgtcccAACATCAAGAGTATGGGGCGCCCTAAGACACAATGGGGTCTTCCCGAGTAGGACACATGTTCCAATTTAGTTGccgcaacttatatgtgaccgaaTTCGGTCATATTGAAGTTGCTGCAATCAAATTTATTCTAAGAACTAAGGGAACCTCCTGGAAATAACATTTATCGTCCAACAGCTGGATGTCAGAGAAATGCAGATGCTCGGAACGAGTCTTGACTAGAAACTAAGTGTAAAACCAATTTGTTCACTAATCACCAATGACAATTCTATGTTTTATTTGAGTAAAATActgtaaaataattacattTCTACTTCATAATGGGCATGTAGAGCTCGCTGGGTGCTTTTGAGATGATTCCAGTTGGAGTAGTAGATTTTATGCTCCGCACTGCATGCAACGGTTCCAAAAACCACAGCGTTTGCATTTTTGAGAAATTTGGTGGGCAGGCAgtaataaaaaatttgaatgtGATGAACTTTACTCAGGATTTAGGAAACAGATTCTATGTTTTTGAATATCTTCTCCTCGCTAACGATTGGATTGTTCAGATTCTTTTGGATCACTAGGCTCGTACTCGATGACATTGGAAattaaaatatgcttttaccaAAATCAAAGTTGGTGTAGAAAAATCGATATTGCGTGACCCCTCGGATACATATTCCATTGCTTTAGATCTCCCATCGTGACTTCTTCGGGGGAAACATTGTCGGCAGCACCGAAGTGAACAACACTTTCTTATAGCCACAAAAACGTGGCAACTGGACGACGGCTATGAACGGCGTGGAGAGAGTTCATCGGAAACCAAATCGTCGTCGTTGGATTCCATTACCCGCAAAGCAGCAGAAAATATGATACCTTCTTTTTGCTGCCAAGGTGCTACTGAAGAAAGCGAAAAGGAAATGATTGCACGTAGCAGACAACAGCAGAACAGTGAGTGCAGTACATTTCCTCCTTATGAAGTTCAAGCAATTTTTGAATGAAGAGAAGAAGTACGCTAGTGTGAGACAGTGCAGTGTCGTCGAGTTGGTAAAAGAAAGCTAAAATTTGCATCAATTTGTTTTGTTCCCTTGACGGAACTGAAGTTCTTCCCCTAGGGAATAAAAATCGACCATCATAAATCAATAAATCGTTGTTCTTGCCGGACTCAACCTTGCAGAGCATTTCGAATATGAACTTCTCCACTTTCATGATATTAATGCGGTAACTTTGGCTCATAATTACTTGGTGAATCCGTGGGCTGGCTTCAGGTCCCTGTTGATAATTTATGACCCACTTGCCAGATGACCGCTCGTTTTTGCTAGGCTTAGATCAACTCCGAAAGATGATGAGCAATTACCAACGAAATGATTATAGCGGCctatcatcgtcgtcgtcggttgGATTGCCATTCGTCGTCTAGGAAACCCTCTCCGGTCCGGCATGGCGCTCGATGCGAGGCAAGGGCAAATACACCAGCAAGTGGACATTGTAATGACCGTAATTATCGCCGATCATTTGACCGTGTAAGAAGATGCTGCCTGCGTTAGTGTTCTATTTATAACCCACTTTACGCGGCGGTGGTAATTGATAGAGGAGACAAGTGATTATTAATAGACTCAATAACCTATCTTTCAGCGGGAAGTTCTATTTTATTGATTGCGATAGTGGTGCGCTTAATTACTGAGTGATGTCGTTGGTCGTGTTGTTGCAGCAAACGAACCCATCCATCCTCGTTTGATCCGGACAGGAGGGTTTATCACCGAACATTTGCATTGCGAATTGACGGTCGCTCTTCAGGAACTCCAACAACCGGTCGAACCACGCACAATCCCAATTGTTCCGTCCTCCCATTGAGATGTCCCACGTCCTTGAGAACTTCCCTCGAAGTCCGTCGATTTTGGCCAACGAGTTGTCATGCAAGTAGAAAGTGCTGACTTGAGGAAACTTCCACAGCGACACGTCTAATGTTGTCAATTGATTGTCCGAAATATCAATTGACCTTAATTTAAGCAGTGAAACCTCCTCCGTTGCCGTTATGCTGGATATGCGATTGCCAGCCAAGGATAACACCAACAAATCCCACAAACTCTTGAAATCGTCCAGCGATACACTTTCAATGGCATTGTTATCCACCTTCAACGACTCCAGCTTGATCAGATGCCGCACATTTCCTATTTCTGTTAGTTTATTTTTCCTCACGTCCAGGTGGGTCAGCCTGTAGTCGTCCTCTGTGATCTCCAGCTTCTCAATGCCATCGTTTGACAAATCCAAAATTGAAAACCTCATCGAATCGATTGGAAACACCGCAATCGACGAGCTCCCCTCCTGTGCAAAATTCGTGATCTTCAGGTTGGTTATGTCATACAGACTGCCGTTCAACAGCTGCCGTATGTTTTCGATCGTCCCGTTACGGATCCATAGCTCCCGATCCTCGTTGAACCTGGCCTTGGCCAGCGCTTGATCGTCATAGTTGCTGCAATCGGCGTCGTACACGTAGAATCCTTCCTTCATGCTGATCCGGTGCTGACAGATGTGCAGATGATCGCTGATGGCGTCGGTCAGCAATGTCAAAAATGTGTACCTTCAAACAAAAGACACGCGAAATAATTCATTCGACTGTAGCCACATGTTGACGGAGATCACACTCACCACAGCAGTAGTTTAAACATCTTAGCGTATGAAGCGGCTTCCAATAACTGATTGATAAGCCCGGAGGAGAAAGACTCGGAGCGAAGCAGACTTGATGCTGGGATGCTGTTTTATGTTTCTATAGAAACTGAATGTTGGGAAAGGTCATTATTTCGTTTGACAACAAAATGGAAAGTAATTGGATGGATggcgaaaaataaatgaaaggGATACTGATCAAAAATATTTGAGGAACGAATAACATTTAGTCAGAAATcaatgaaaataagaagaaaagaaTTAAGGAGGATAAAAGAGAACATGGTTTAGTAAGAACTGAATAAAAGACTATTAAccataaagaaagaaaaatagttATTACTAATAGATCTATTCAACATTAAAGAAGAATTTAGAGATAGTAATATAAAATGAAAAGAGGTAATTAATaatagattttgaaaatattttcccaAGAGACCCCCATTGggagaaatagaaaaaaagacagtgttttttaataactctggaacgcaatggccgattgggccaattgggtcctaaagccctacatcgtttatggttgcaaacgatgcatcggtcaagaatacttgaactGATGTTATAAAAACTCTGATAAAAGTTTAAATGaatcatcagcccaaaacgtcaggcccatatattaactgtcaaaggttgagtcaagtgccctgcggtgttttgctagtgcgtttgaatcatattattccgtacgtcaaacaagaccgaaaatgttgaggaagcatttttcatctatttttaaatttcaaattaaacaatgttcctttcaatttttgagtcgaaagaaaaactgacgcattcaggatgattaacttcatcgttacctgaaagaaaattgattatcgattcttcattttaggacccaattttgAACAGCAAAtaattaggaaggattccgcgtcgaaagCAACCTGTTGCCAAACCAAATGTTCGAAACAGATCCGGAGCCCGTGAACCGATCATAGATTAAGGACAGATTACTAGAACAGTTTATGCATCCATattggaccatattgtcacgctccgcatcattctggagcaggtcaacgaattccaagagtccttttacttggtattcattgactacgaaaaagctttcgaccgtctcaataacgagaatatgtggggcgccctgagacgcaaaggagttcctgagaaaatcatcggcctcatcgaggcacagtgcGAGGCCTTCTCGgatagagtgctgcacaatggggtattgtccgaccctatccgggtcgtagctggtgtgaggcaaggatgtattctatcaccgttactgttcctcatcgtaatcgacgagattctggtagatgcgattgaccgtgaaccaaaccgcgggctgttatggcagcctataaccatggagcacctaaatgatttcgaattggcggatgatgttgcactcctcgcgcaacggtgctctgatatgcagagtaagctcaacgaccttgccgagcgctcctcttcggcaggtttagtcatcaacggcaacaaaaccaaatcgttggatgtaaacacggtgactccttccagtttcacagtagccgggcaaccagtggagaatgttgaaagctcccaatatcttggtagccaaatggcgtcagacggcggcaccaaaatcgacataggcgcacggatcaagaaagca
Encoded proteins:
- the LOC134210377 gene encoding uncharacterized protein LOC134210377, translating into MFKLLLWYTFLTLLTDAISDHLHICQHRISMKEGFYVYDADCSNYDDQALAKARFNEDRELWIRNGTIENIRQLLNGSLYDITNLKITNFAQEGSSSIAVFPIDSMRFSILDLSNDGIEKLEITEDDYRLTHLDVRKNKLTEIGNVRHLIKLESLKVDNNAIESVSLDDFKSLWDLLVLSLAGNRISSITATEEVSLLKLRSIDISDNQLTTLDVSLWKFPQVSTFYLHDNSLAKIDGLRGKFSRTWDISMGGRNNWDCAWFDRLLEFLKSDRQFAMQMFGDKPSCPDQTRMDGFVCCNNTTNDITQ